In one bacterium genomic region, the following are encoded:
- a CDS encoding type 4a pilus biogenesis protein PilO has protein sequence MKTTEGKLQRILELPELYKLGIFLVTVCGLGSLLWFVLVGPELEKTKELKSAIEGSTGLRASLAKEELIAKNLDVYRKEVVELEVELKKALAELPDKREIDALLAQISNVGRDAGLEMRVFKPREEDKLDYYASVPVEMEVTGTYHQIASFFDEVGHMNRIVNLHDFTMTGDRSGKKSRDEEQMTSVRASVIATTFRFLEESERVSASPATAPAAKTEVKKQPAAGH, from the coding sequence ATGAAAACAACTGAAGGCAAATTACAGCGTATTTTGGAGCTTCCTGAGTTATACAAATTGGGAATTTTCCTCGTGACAGTTTGTGGATTAGGCTCACTTTTGTGGTTTGTTTTGGTCGGTCCTGAATTGGAAAAAACTAAAGAATTAAAATCTGCAATCGAAGGCTCAACTGGCTTGCGTGCGAGTTTAGCAAAAGAAGAATTGATTGCTAAGAATCTTGATGTTTATCGCAAAGAAGTAGTTGAGCTTGAAGTTGAATTGAAAAAAGCTCTGGCTGAGCTTCCCGACAAGAGAGAAATTGATGCTCTGCTAGCGCAAATTTCTAACGTTGGGCGTGATGCTGGTCTTGAAATGAGAGTTTTTAAGCCACGTGAGGAAGATAAGCTCGATTATTACGCCTCGGTGCCAGTAGAGATGGAGGTGACTGGAACATATCATCAAATCGCTTCGTTCTTTGATGAAGTTGGGCACATGAACCGTATTGTAAATTTACATGATTTTACTATGACAGGAGATCGTTCGGGTAAAAAATCACGAGACGAAGAACAGATGACGAGCGTTCGAGCTAGTGTAATCGCAACAACTTTTAGATTTTTAGAAGAATCTGAGCGTGTCAGTGCAAGCCCTGCTACTGCGCCTGCTGCTAAAACAGAAGTTAAAAAACAGCCGGCCGCTGGACACTAA